One genomic window of Tenacibaculum tangerinum includes the following:
- a CDS encoding deoxyhypusine synthase family protein, whose product MNKPITNFIEKYFLHFNAAALVDAAKGYEAQLEQGSKMLVSLAGAMSTAELGKIFAEMIRQDKVHIISCTGANLEEDIMNLVAHSHYKRVPNYRDLTPQDEWDLLLKGLNRVTDTCIPEEEAFRRLQKHIFKIWKDAEEAGERYFPHEFMYKLLLSGVLEEYYEIDLKDSWMYAAAEKNLPIVVPGWEDSTMGNIFASYIVKGELKASTVKSGIEYMTFLADWYTENSENGIGFFQIGGGIAGDFPICVVPMLYQDLEREDTPFWSYFCQISDSTTSYGSYSGAVPNEKITWGKLDIDTPKFIIESDATIVAPLIFAYLLKM is encoded by the coding sequence ATGAACAAACCTATAACTAATTTTATAGAAAAATACTTCTTACACTTTAATGCTGCAGCGTTGGTAGATGCTGCCAAAGGGTATGAAGCACAACTAGAGCAAGGCTCTAAAATGTTAGTATCATTGGCTGGTGCTATGAGTACAGCAGAGTTAGGGAAAATTTTTGCTGAAATGATTCGTCAAGATAAAGTACATATTATTTCGTGTACAGGAGCCAATCTTGAAGAAGACATTATGAATCTGGTAGCCCACTCACACTATAAAAGAGTGCCAAACTATCGTGATTTAACTCCACAAGACGAGTGGGACTTGTTATTAAAAGGGTTAAATCGCGTTACCGACACCTGCATTCCTGAAGAAGAGGCGTTTAGACGCTTGCAAAAGCATATTTTCAAGATTTGGAAAGATGCCGAAGAAGCTGGTGAACGTTATTTTCCGCACGAATTTATGTACAAACTGTTACTTTCTGGAGTTTTAGAAGAATATTACGAAATCGATTTGAAAGACTCTTGGATGTATGCCGCAGCAGAAAAAAACTTGCCTATTGTTGTTCCAGGATGGGAAGATAGTACTATGGGAAATATTTTTGCTTCCTATATAGTAAAAGGAGAGTTAAAAGCTTCTACTGTAAAATCAGGAATCGAATACATGACATTCTTAGCAGATTGGTATACTGAAAACTCAGAAAATGGGATCGGATTTTTCCAAATTGGAGGAGGAATCGCTGGAGATTTCCCAATTTGTGTAGTGCCCATGTTATACCAAGATTTAGAAAGAGAAGACACTCCGTTTTGGAGTTATTTCTGTCAAATTTCAGATTCTACCACCAGTTATGGTTCGTACTCAGGAGCAGTTCCGAACGAGAAAATTACTTGGGGAAAACTAGATATTGACACTCCTAAGTTTATTATAGAAAGTGATGCAACGATTGTTGCTCCGTTAATATTTGCTTATTTATTAA